In a genomic window of Terriglobia bacterium:
- a CDS encoding cupin domain-containing protein, producing MEYKFMPNLSSEITVPNEGIISKVIHKDQFTNVTLFGFSKGQELSTHSAPTPAILQFLSGEAEVRLGDDTVKANAGSFAYMPPTLPHAISATSECIMLLIQIKVPGNQ from the coding sequence ATGGAATACAAATTCATGCCGAATCTTAGTAGCGAAATAACTGTCCCGAACGAAGGAATTATCAGCAAGGTGATACACAAAGACCAGTTTACGAATGTCACGCTGTTCGGCTTTTCGAAAGGCCAGGAACTCTCAACGCATTCCGCGCCGACCCCAGCCATCTTGCAGTTCTTGAGTGGTGAGGCAGAAGTCAGACTAGGGGACGACACGGTGAAGGCCAATGCAGGATCGTTTGCCTATATGCCGCCGACATTGCCACATGCGATTTCAGCGACAAGTGAGTGCATTATGCTGCTGATCCAAATCAAGGTGCCTGGGAATCAGTAA
- a CDS encoding hemerythrin domain-containing protein: protein MTNAMETLEREHRTIEKVLAVMARVQEQLDLKHDINAEILRDLLQFMRIFCDQYHQAREEGYLFPLLEERGIPATGCPIAVLKSEHGKILRLVNELSESTAAYLADGHSGRSNLKEALHNLMSFFPEHIWKEDYLLFPMAEKVLSPSDQEILLRQFALAELDLGGRINEEFEALAENLSERVECCPQCSNPQVA, encoded by the coding sequence ATGACAAATGCGATGGAAACACTTGAGCGCGAGCATCGAACGATCGAAAAGGTATTAGCCGTTATGGCGAGAGTACAGGAACAACTGGATCTCAAGCACGATATAAATGCGGAGATTCTGCGCGATTTGCTTCAATTCATGAGGATTTTTTGCGACCAGTATCACCAGGCGAGAGAAGAAGGCTACCTGTTTCCATTGTTGGAGGAGAGGGGAATACCAGCCACGGGCTGCCCGATTGCAGTACTGAAGAGTGAACACGGGAAGATTCTGCGCCTGGTTAACGAGCTTTCAGAATCAACTGCGGCCTATTTGGCCGATGGACACTCGGGAAGATCGAACCTGAAAGAAGCGCTCCACAATCTGATGAGCTTTTTTCCTGAGCACATATGGAAAGAGGATTACCTACTATTCCCGATGGCGGAAAAAGTGCTCTCTCCTTCCGATCAGGAGATCCTGCTTCGACAATTCGCTCTCGCCGAACTCGACTTGGGGGGACGAATCAATGAGGAATTCGAAGCCCTGGCCGAGAATCTCTCAGAACGGGTAGAGTGCTGCCCGCAATGCTCTAACCCGCAGGTCGCTTAA
- the malQ gene encoding 4-alpha-glucanotransferase, with translation MSFPRSSGLLLHPTSLPGPYGIGDLGPEAYRFADFLHGAGQTIWQVLPLNPTGYADSPYQCFSAFAGNPLLLSLDRLMEQGLLRQADLEGTPEFPKDEVAYGRVIDWKYPILRKAARNFFSNNSGDLHSQFDAFCEANAAWLDDFALFMAVKEAHGLVMWTLWDKAIARRDAKAMKSWRERCAVSIAAHKFWQFEFSRQWRALQRYCRERKIRIMGDIPIYVAHDSADVWARPDLFHLKPDGNPALIAGVPPDYFSATGQLWGNPIYRWDLMKANGYTWWIERFRAALALFDLMRVDHFRGFEAYWEIPGGNKTAQNGRWIKGPGAELFDVVTATLGPLPIVAENLGVITPDVEAIRHRFGFPGMALMQFGYGTDPQGPSFRPHNYVRDLVAYTGGHDNDTMVGWWTSGVADSTRSEEDLRREHKFVSEYFGFSLDDPTVEINWVFIRALYMSVANTALVPVQDVLGLGGLARMNLPGRPWGNWKWRLVEGQLTEKHQARLKEFTRVYDR, from the coding sequence ATGTCATTCCCACGATCCAGCGGCCTTCTTCTGCATCCAACTTCCCTTCCCGGACCTTATGGCATCGGCGATCTGGGGCCTGAAGCGTATCGGTTCGCCGACTTCCTCCACGGAGCCGGACAGACGATCTGGCAGGTGCTTCCGCTCAATCCCACCGGTTACGCGGATTCGCCCTACCAATGTTTCTCGGCGTTTGCCGGGAATCCGCTGCTGCTGAGCCTGGACCGGTTGATGGAGCAGGGTCTGCTGCGGCAGGCGGACCTCGAGGGGACTCCCGAGTTCCCCAAGGACGAGGTCGCGTATGGGCGGGTGATCGATTGGAAATATCCGATCCTGCGAAAGGCAGCTCGAAATTTCTTTTCGAACAACTCGGGAGATTTGCACTCGCAGTTCGATGCCTTCTGCGAAGCGAACGCCGCATGGCTGGACGACTTCGCGCTCTTCATGGCAGTGAAGGAAGCTCACGGACTGGTGATGTGGACGCTGTGGGACAAAGCGATTGCGCGCCGCGACGCCAAGGCGATGAAGTCGTGGCGCGAGCGTTGCGCTGTCTCGATTGCGGCGCACAAGTTCTGGCAGTTCGAGTTCTCGCGGCAGTGGCGCGCACTGCAGCGGTATTGCCGCGAACGGAAGATCCGCATTATGGGCGATATACCGATCTATGTCGCGCATGATTCGGCGGACGTTTGGGCGAGACCGGATTTGTTTCACCTGAAGCCGGACGGTAACCCGGCGCTGATCGCGGGGGTTCCGCCAGATTACTTCTCGGCGACAGGACAGTTGTGGGGAAACCCAATTTATCGCTGGGACCTGATGAAGGCGAACGGGTATACGTGGTGGATCGAGCGGTTCCGCGCGGCGTTGGCGCTGTTCGACCTGATGAGGGTCGATCACTTCCGCGGGTTCGAGGCGTATTGGGAGATTCCGGGAGGAAATAAGACGGCGCAGAATGGGCGCTGGATCAAGGGTCCGGGAGCGGAACTGTTCGACGTGGTCACGGCCACTCTCGGGCCGCTGCCGATCGTGGCAGAGAACCTTGGGGTCATCACGCCGGATGTCGAGGCTATTCGGCATCGCTTCGGGTTCCCGGGAATGGCGTTGATGCAGTTCGGGTACGGTACGGATCCGCAGGGACCGTCGTTCCGCCCTCATAACTACGTTCGCGACCTGGTGGCTTATACCGGAGGTCACGATAACGACACGATGGTTGGGTGGTGGACGTCGGGCGTAGCGGACAGCACGCGGAGCGAAGAGGATCTGCGACGCGAGCACAAGTTTGTGTCGGAGTACTTCGGGTTCTCGCTGGACGATCCGACGGTGGAGATCAACTGGGTGTTCATTCGCGCGCTGTATATGTCGGTGGCGAACACGGCGCTGGTGCCTGTGCAAGACGTGCTGGGGCTCGGCGGCCTGGCGCGGATGAACCTGCCGGGGCGTCCGTGGGGAAACTGGAAGTGGCGGCTGGTGGAAGGGCAGCTTACGGAGAAGCATCAAGCTCGATTGAAGGAGTTTACGCGTGTCTACGACCGCTAG
- a CDS encoding MFS transporter, with protein sequence MSFGFGGIQFGWGLQMANMSAIYEYLGAHADQLAYLWLAAPLTGLLVQPIIGHASDRTWNALGRRRPYFLAGAILSSLALVLMPRSSVLWMAAGLLWILDASINVSMEPFRAFVADMLPEEQRTSGFAMQSIFIGIGAVVASAMPYMLTHWFHVSDTAGATSAIPFTVRLSFYLGAAAFFGAVLYTILTTKEYPPDDMEAFRRMKAEHTGLAQNVGEILHSIRTMPKTMRQLAPVQFCTWLGLFCMWLYFGVAIARSVFGATSPQSPSYTDGIKWGGICFAAYSVVTFVFAFALPAIAKAIGRKGTHTLCLLCGGAGLLSVAMIHTPMMLMLPMAGVGIAWASILAMPYAVLVGSLPPAKVGVYMGIFNFFIVLPEIIAGALFNRVVNFLIPRLPASMDVRLAVVMIGGCALILAALLMLRVEDASDPARAAISN encoded by the coding sequence ATGAGCTTCGGCTTCGGCGGAATCCAGTTCGGCTGGGGCCTGCAGATGGCAAACATGAGCGCGATCTACGAGTATCTCGGCGCGCATGCTGATCAGCTTGCGTACCTGTGGCTGGCGGCGCCGCTTACGGGACTGTTGGTGCAGCCGATCATCGGCCATGCGAGCGACAGGACGTGGAACGCGCTGGGACGCCGGCGGCCGTACTTCCTGGCAGGGGCGATCCTCAGTTCGCTGGCGCTGGTGCTGATGCCTCGGAGTTCGGTTCTGTGGATGGCGGCGGGGCTGCTGTGGATACTCGATGCGTCGATCAACGTCAGCATGGAGCCGTTTCGGGCGTTCGTCGCGGATATGCTGCCGGAAGAACAGCGAACCAGCGGGTTCGCGATGCAGAGCATATTTATCGGCATCGGCGCGGTGGTGGCGTCGGCGATGCCTTACATGCTGACGCACTGGTTCCACGTCAGCGACACCGCTGGCGCCACCTCGGCGATTCCCTTCACGGTGCGGCTGTCGTTCTATCTCGGCGCGGCGGCGTTCTTTGGAGCGGTGCTGTATACGATTCTGACGACGAAGGAATATCCGCCCGACGATATGGAAGCGTTTCGGCGGATGAAGGCGGAGCATACGGGCCTGGCACAGAATGTGGGCGAGATCCTGCACTCGATTCGGACGATGCCGAAGACGATGAGGCAGCTTGCGCCAGTGCAGTTCTGCACGTGGCTGGGACTGTTCTGCATGTGGCTGTATTTCGGCGTGGCGATTGCGCGGAGTGTGTTTGGCGCAACCTCGCCGCAGTCGCCGAGCTATACCGATGGGATCAAGTGGGGAGGCATCTGCTTTGCGGCGTACTCAGTGGTGACGTTCGTATTCGCGTTCGCGCTTCCCGCGATTGCGAAAGCGATAGGCCGGAAAGGCACACACACGCTTTGCCTGCTGTGCGGCGGGGCGGGGTTGCTGTCGGTTGCGATGATTCATACGCCGATGATGCTGATGCTGCCGATGGCGGGAGTTGGGATTGCGTGGGCGAGCATTCTCGCGATGCCGTATGCGGTTCTGGTGGGATCGCTGCCGCCGGCAAAGGTTGGCGTCTACATGGGGATTTTCAACTTCTTCATCGTGCTGCCGGAGATCATTGCGGGAGCGCTGTTTAATCGCGTGGTCAATTTCCTGATCCCGCGGCTGCCGGCTTCGATGGATGTGAGGCTCGCGGTAGTCATGATCGGCGGGTGCGCGCTGATTCTCGCAGCGTTGCTGATGCTGCGGGTCGAGGATGCCAGCGATCCCGCAAGGGCAGCAATTAGCAACTAG
- a CDS encoding glycosyltransferase family 39 protein has protein sequence MLALVTLVSLCSFIWFFFRHEILLYGDAVAHINIARHVFDCINPGLLRLGTVWLPLPHLLIIPFIVNQQMWTTGWGASVPSMLAYILGVIGIYKLVFLRLGKWPALLAAAIYGLNPNLLYLQSTAMTEPVFLVFFIWSLVYLDRFLIGLRADDAFREKYPPHKSLEYCAIALAASMLTRYDGWVYSAIFGIVVLIRWWTWRKGTGAPHLPQSADVGYESHRVARSLIAFMALCALMGALWLAQNYALSGRPLDFMNGPYSAKAIETRSMQAGSPPHPGTGSLMTSTIYFLKDAKLNVSGGWLETPFFLIALAGALLVLRYHMPKSYLLLLLPIPFYAYSVAYGSVPIFMPVWWPHSYYNVRYGIELLPAFAVFISVAFYALLAASWRKEIRWAAQIALVAIVAASYLLVAVQTPISLREARVNSITRVMLERRLAKALRQIPPHSIILMGTVDYVGALQRAGIPLHRVIWEGAHTQWEESLADPAKYANYVVAIRGDDVWYSVHRFPQHLVLWVQFDTPGKPRVSVYRVEK, from the coding sequence GCACCGTCTGGCTGCCACTGCCGCACCTGCTCATCATTCCGTTCATCGTCAATCAACAGATGTGGACGACCGGCTGGGGCGCCTCCGTCCCATCGATGCTCGCCTACATCCTCGGCGTCATTGGCATCTACAAGCTCGTTTTCCTGCGACTGGGGAAATGGCCGGCGTTGCTCGCCGCCGCCATCTACGGCCTGAACCCGAACCTGCTCTATCTGCAGTCGACCGCGATGACCGAGCCCGTTTTCCTGGTCTTTTTCATCTGGTCGCTCGTCTACCTCGATCGATTCCTCATTGGCTTGCGTGCCGACGACGCTTTCCGCGAGAAATATCCGCCGCACAAATCGCTCGAGTACTGTGCCATCGCGCTCGCCGCCTCCATGCTGACGCGCTACGACGGCTGGGTGTACAGCGCCATCTTCGGAATTGTCGTCCTTATCCGATGGTGGACTTGGCGAAAGGGAACTGGTGCCCCACATCTGCCGCAGTCAGCAGATGTGGGTTACGAATCCCATCGTGTTGCACGTTCGCTCATCGCATTTATGGCCCTCTGCGCCCTCATGGGTGCACTCTGGCTCGCGCAGAACTACGCGCTCTCCGGTCGCCCACTCGACTTCATGAACGGCCCCTACTCCGCGAAGGCCATCGAAACTCGATCCATGCAGGCCGGCAGTCCGCCTCATCCCGGTACCGGATCATTGATGACTTCGACGATCTATTTCTTGAAAGACGCGAAGCTGAATGTCTCTGGTGGTTGGCTCGAGACGCCATTCTTCCTGATCGCCCTGGCAGGCGCACTGCTCGTGTTGCGCTACCACATGCCGAAAAGTTACCTGCTGTTGCTGCTTCCAATCCCGTTCTACGCCTACTCCGTCGCCTACGGTAGTGTTCCCATCTTCATGCCGGTATGGTGGCCGCACTCTTACTACAACGTGCGCTATGGGATAGAACTTCTGCCGGCCTTCGCCGTATTCATCTCCGTGGCGTTCTACGCACTGCTTGCAGCTTCGTGGCGCAAAGAGATCAGGTGGGCCGCACAAATCGCTCTCGTCGCGATCGTCGCCGCAAGTTATCTTCTCGTCGCCGTCCAAACACCAATCTCTCTTCGCGAAGCCCGCGTCAACAGCATCACCCGCGTCATGCTCGAGCGTCGCCTGGCCAAGGCTCTGCGCCAAATTCCCCCGCACTCCATCATCCTCATGGGAACCGTGGACTACGTCGGCGCTCTGCAACGCGCCGGAATCCCGCTTCACCGGGTCATCTGGGAAGGCGCGCACACCCAATGGGAAGAATCGCTTGCCGACCCCGCGAAGTACGCCAACTACGTCGTCGCCATCCGCGGAGACGATGTCTGGTATTCCGTGCATCGTTTCCCGCAGCACCTGGTGCTTTGGGTTCAGTTCGACACGCCGGGTAAACCACGCGTCAGCGTGTACCGGGTAGAAAAATAA